The proteins below come from a single Miscanthus floridulus cultivar M001 chromosome 1, ASM1932011v1, whole genome shotgun sequence genomic window:
- the LOC136491431 gene encoding uncharacterized protein isoform X1, whose translation MNLTVEGLVQLWSKWEIQVVVLLSFTMQIFLFFGGSIRRYNTNTLLRVSIWLAYVGADMVAVYALGLISKNDQNATTLVGFHGTNNPNYFDLNHNQLAFFWAPFLLVHLGGQDTLTAFSMEDNNLWLRHLMNLSIQVLLALYAFWKSTGRHNLKIFAPAILAFLAGIMRYGERTWALKCSSRNGLRETTWQLQKLDVEADKGSYVSTILYVLSSMPGVRDLFSGRTVSQMKVREVFKFQANNRPLDQVLKLLEVELAMMYDDLYTKAMVLRTRTGVILRCISQVLMTSAFLIFVVANNRQYYSRADVEITYVLFIGFFTIEVCAFILMVMSPWTWAFFKSRKCKMLAHVTWLLLSSSIGWPEKRILWSKSMGQYNFLNSCIGHHRSSTSSKLLIYIRKALSAVESKYLVRKLRHTKHVKVNKDIMEDVVTWVGRVAREEFTRITEQQHWVHLRPIIKATLNSSANSFGDNIILLHTCTELHLRKRPNDDEVIGMNETISSTNTIMDTCTKISNYMVYLLVVQPSMLPLSGSAEDTLAKFYEKMTKNSYSNEQDVLDTAYQLLENVLEFGDEECLKEQEEPGPWRETLMEIRDMWMRLLIYAAGKCLGDLHAQQLGRGGELLTFVWLLMAHSGIGDVDHQVDLISNNDVLSGQFCAFHFPSKAEQSSA comes from the coding sequence ATGAACTTAACAGTGGAGGGATTGGTACAGCTATGGAGTAAGTGGGAAATCCAAGTAGTGGTACTGCTCAGCTTCACCATGCAAATCTTCCTATTCTTTGGTGGCAGTATTAGACGGTACAACACAAACACCCTTCTTAGGGTTTCCATTTGGTTAGCCTATGTAGGGGCAGACATGGTTGCAGTCTATGCCCTTGGACTCATATCCAAGAATGATCAGAATGCCACAACATTAGTTGGATTCCATGGAACTAATAATCCAAATTATTTTGACTTAAATCACAACCAGCTAGCTTTCTTCTGGGCGCCATTCCTTCTCGTCCATCTTGGTGGGCAAGACACCCTGACTGCTTTCTCTATGGAGGACAACAACTTGTGGCTGAGGCACCTGATGAACCTGTCCATTCAAGTCTTGTTGGCCTTATACGCCTTTTGGAAGTCGACAGGTCGGCACAACTTGAAGATTTTTGCTCCAGCCATACTTGCTTTTCTTGCTGGAATCATGAGGTATGGGGAGAGGACATGGGCTCTTAAGTGCAGCAGCCGAAATGGCCTTAGGGAAACAACGTGGCAATTGCAGAAACTGGATGTTGAAGCTGATAAGGGCAGCTATGTGAGCACAATCTTGTATGTCTTGAGCTCAATGCCAGGAGTCCGAGATCTCTTCTCTGGACGCACCGTCTCCCAGATGAAAGTGCGTGAGGTATTCAAGTTCCAAGCAAACAACAGACCCCTGGATCAAGTGCTAAAACTGCTGGAGGTGGAGCTTGCCATGATGTACGATGATCTGTACACCAAGGCCATGGTGCTTCGTACAAGGACTGGAGTCATACTCCGGTGCATCAGCCAGGTTTTGATGACATCTGCCTTTTTGATATTCGTAGTTGCAAACAACAGACAATATTACAGTAGAGCTGATGTTGAAATCACCTATGTGTTATTCATTGGCTTCTTTACTATTGAAGTTTGTGCATTCATTTTGATGGTCATGTCACCATGGACCTGGGCATTCTTCAAATCCCGAAAGTGTAAAATGCTTGCCCATGTTACCTGGCTTCTTCTCTCCAGTAGTATTGGTTGGCCGGAGAAGAGGATATTGTGGTCAAAATCAATGGGGCAGTACAACTTCCTGAACTCCTGTATAGGCCATCATCGATCAAGTACATCATCCAAACTACTCATCTACATCAGGAAGGCGTTAAGTGCTGTTGAAAGCAAGTATTTAGTCAGAAAGCTCCGCCACACCAAGCATGTCAAAGTAAACAAGGACATCATGGAGGACGTTGTCACATGGGTTGGACGTGTTGCTCGCGAGGAATTTACAAGAATAACTGAACAGCAACACTGGGTACATCTTCGTCCAATTATCAAGGCTACACTGAACTCTAGTGCTAACTCTTTTGGTGACAACATCATCCTTTTGCATACATGTACAGAGCTGCACCTACGGAAACGCCCCAACGACGACGAGGTCATCGGCATGAATGAGACAATATCAAGTACCAATACTATCATGGACACATGCACCAAGATATCAAATTACATGGTGTACCTCTTAGTTGTGCAGCCTTCAATGTTGCCACTCAGTGGCAGTGCAGAGGATACACTGGCGAAGTTCTATGAGAAGATGACCAAGAATAGTTACAGCAACGAGCAGGATGTTCTGGACACTGCTTATCAGCTATTGGAGAATGTGCTGGAGTTTGGCGACGAGGAATGCCTGAAAGAACAGGAGGAACCAGGGCCATGGCGTGAGACGCTGATGGAGATCAGAGATATGTGGATGAGGCTACTTATTTATGCGGCCGGGAAGTGCCTAGGGGATCTGCACGCCCAACAGCTAGGAAGAGGAGGGGAGCTTCTCACCTTCGTATGGTTACTCATGGCGCATAGTGGAATTGGAGATGTCGATCATCAGGTTGACCTAATAAGTAATAATGATGTTTTGTCAGGCCAGTTTTGTGCGTTCCATTTTCCTAGTAAAGCTGAACAATCTAGTGCATAA
- the LOC136491423 gene encoding protein NRT1/ PTR FAMILY 8.3-like, producing the protein MPSCSASRPNGRHMAEGEEQWRRPCTSQCAGGSVAFLVSGSSEDMASNRAPLSACSPPQVIANKADSVQAAAHSSAFTASRLEYEPYACNGSVDIKGNPASKKHTGKWRACYSILGGEFCGSLAYYGVGTNLVSYLTKVRKQSNVAAASNIASWQGTCYLTPLLGAFLADSYWGRHRTIVISLTIFTIGMVLLTLAAVTPGSIHTLEISPQDALPSLGLFLTALGLGGIWPCVPTFGADQFDDTDGTEKMQKGLYYNWYYFAVNGGGFFASTLLVYLQDNWGWGWGFGIPTLFSVIGIAGFLACMKLYRYQKPGGSALTRICQVVVAAVRKVHVDVPNDSSLLYEMPGKEAAIVGSRKLMHTEGLRFFDRAATISSPDETSSADVPSPWKLCTVTQVEELKILARMLPVLLAGIIFNMAEAFFPLFIEQGQVMNNYIYGFPIPPGSLTTFNCLCILILAPCYNKVIMPMLSMITGMKRGLSELQRIGVGLVFAVLSLVSAALVEMARLKIVDERGLVHRNTAAPMNILWQAPQYFFVGVAKVFTVVGFIEFAYEQSPDAMRSLCQACSLIMITLGSYLVSVMLKFMDSATVGLGRRRHGWIPDNLNEGRLDRLFWLMAGLQLLNLLTFAYCATRYKRKLATT; encoded by the exons ATGCCTTCGTGCTCAGCGTCGCGGCCGAACGGACGGCACATGGCAGAGGGAGAGGAGCAATGGCGCCGGCCTTGCACAAGCCAATGTGCCGGCGGCTCCGTAGCTTTCTTGGTGTCAGGCAGTAGCGAGGACATGGCGTCGAATCGAGCTCCATTGTCTGCCTGCTCGCCGCCGCAAGTGATCGCCAACAAAGCCGACAGTGTGCAGGCTGCAGCCCACTCCAGTGCTTTCACCGCTAGCCGTCTG GAATATGAACCATATGCCTGCAATGGCTCTGTTGATATCAAAGGCAATCCGGCATCGAAAAAGCATACTGGAAAATGGAGAGCCTGTTACTCAATTCTTG GCGGTGAATTTTGTGGTTCTTTGGCGTACTATGGTGTTGGGACGAACCTGGTCAGTTACCTAACAAAGGTGCGGAAGCAGAGCAATGTCGCTGCGGCGAGCAATATAGCTTCATGGCAGGGAACCTGCTACCTCACTCCCCTTCTCGGAGCATTCTTGGCAGATTCATATTGGGGAAGACACCGGACAATCGTTATTTCCCTGACCATCTTTACCATT GGAATGGTTCTATTGACACTTGCAGCAGTAACTCCAGGAAGCATTCATACATTGGAGATCTCTCCTCAGGATGCCCTGCCTTCTCTTGGCCTATTCTTGACTGCCCTTGGCCTAGGTGGCATCTGGCCATGTGTCCCCACATTTGGGGCCGATCAATTCGATGACACTGATGGAACAGAGAAGATGCAGAAGGGGCTCTACTACAACTGGTACTACTTCGCTGTCAATGGCGGCGGCTTCTTTGCGAGCACACTCCTCGTGTATCTTCAGGACAactggggatggggatggggattcGGGATCCCTACACTGTTCTCAGTGATTGGAATAGCTGGATTTCTTGCCTGTATGAAACTTTACAGGTATCAGAAACCAGGAGGAAGCGCACTCACTAGGATTTGCCAGGTTGTGGTTGCAGCTGTCCGGAAGGTCCATGTGGATGTGCCAAATGACAGCTCTCTTCTTTATGAAATGCCAGGCAAGGAGGCAGCAATTGTAGGCAGCAGGAAGCTGATGCATACTGAAGGACTAAG GTTCTTTGATCGAGCTGCCACCATTTCCTCCCCTGACGAAACATCGTCTGCTGATGTGCCTAGTCCATGGAAGCTTTGTACAGTTACACAGGTGGAGGAGCTGAAGATCTTGGCAAGAATGTTGCCTGTCCTACTAGCTGGCATAATTTTCAACATGGCTGAAGCTTTCTTCCCGCTTTTCATTGAACAAGGACAAGTCATGAACAACTACATATACGGCTTTCCAATTCCTCCAGGGTCTTTGACGACCTTCAACTGCCTCTGTATCCTCATCCTGGCCCCTTGTTACAACAAGGTTATCATGCCAATGCTGAGCATGATCACTGGCATGAAGAGAGGCTTGTCTGAACTGCAACGCATCGGTGTCGGTCTGGTTTTCGCTGTGCTTTCTTTGGTTTCAGCTGCGCTGGTTGAGATGGCGCGCCTTAAAATCGTGGACGAAAGGGGCCTAGTGCACCGTAACACTGCAGCCCCAATGAATATCCTGTGGCAGGCACCACAGTACTTCTTCGTTGGTGTAGCAAAAGTGTTCACCGTTGTTGGTTTCATCGAGTTTGCGTATGAGCAGTCGCCTGATGCCATGAGAAGTTTGTGTCAGGCTTGCTCTCTCATCATGATCACCCTTGGAAGCTACCTTGTCTCCGTGATGTTAAAGTTCATGGATTCAGCAACAGTGGGATTGGGAAGAAGGCGACATGGCTGGATCCCTGATAATCTCAATGAAGGTCGTCTTGATCGTTTATTCTGGTTGATGGCAGGATTACAGCTTCTGAACCTTCTTACGTTTGCATATTGTGCCACGAGGTACAAGCGCAAACTAGCCACTACTTGA
- the LOC136491431 gene encoding uncharacterized protein isoform X2 has translation MEDNNLWLRHLMNLSIQVLLALYAFWKSTGRHNLKIFAPAILAFLAGIMRYGERTWALKCSSRNGLRETTWQLQKLDVEADKGSYVSTILYVLSSMPGVRDLFSGRTVSQMKVREVFKFQANNRPLDQVLKLLEVELAMMYDDLYTKAMVLRTRTGVILRCISQVLMTSAFLIFVVANNRQYYSRADVEITYVLFIGFFTIEVCAFILMVMSPWTWAFFKSRKCKMLAHVTWLLLSSSIGWPEKRILWSKSMGQYNFLNSCIGHHRSSTSSKLLIYIRKALSAVESKYLVRKLRHTKHVKVNKDIMEDVVTWVGRVAREEFTRITEQQHWVHLRPIIKATLNSSANSFGDNIILLHTCTELHLRKRPNDDEVIGMNETISSTNTIMDTCTKISNYMVYLLVVQPSMLPLSGSAEDTLAKFYEKMTKNSYSNEQDVLDTAYQLLENVLEFGDEECLKEQEEPGPWRETLMEIRDMWMRLLIYAAGKCLGDLHAQQLGRGGELLTFVWLLMAHSGIGDVDHQVDLISNNDVLSGQFCAFHFPSKAEQSSA, from the coding sequence ATGGAGGACAACAACTTGTGGCTGAGGCACCTGATGAACCTGTCCATTCAAGTCTTGTTGGCCTTATACGCCTTTTGGAAGTCGACAGGTCGGCACAACTTGAAGATTTTTGCTCCAGCCATACTTGCTTTTCTTGCTGGAATCATGAGGTATGGGGAGAGGACATGGGCTCTTAAGTGCAGCAGCCGAAATGGCCTTAGGGAAACAACGTGGCAATTGCAGAAACTGGATGTTGAAGCTGATAAGGGCAGCTATGTGAGCACAATCTTGTATGTCTTGAGCTCAATGCCAGGAGTCCGAGATCTCTTCTCTGGACGCACCGTCTCCCAGATGAAAGTGCGTGAGGTATTCAAGTTCCAAGCAAACAACAGACCCCTGGATCAAGTGCTAAAACTGCTGGAGGTGGAGCTTGCCATGATGTACGATGATCTGTACACCAAGGCCATGGTGCTTCGTACAAGGACTGGAGTCATACTCCGGTGCATCAGCCAGGTTTTGATGACATCTGCCTTTTTGATATTCGTAGTTGCAAACAACAGACAATATTACAGTAGAGCTGATGTTGAAATCACCTATGTGTTATTCATTGGCTTCTTTACTATTGAAGTTTGTGCATTCATTTTGATGGTCATGTCACCATGGACCTGGGCATTCTTCAAATCCCGAAAGTGTAAAATGCTTGCCCATGTTACCTGGCTTCTTCTCTCCAGTAGTATTGGTTGGCCGGAGAAGAGGATATTGTGGTCAAAATCAATGGGGCAGTACAACTTCCTGAACTCCTGTATAGGCCATCATCGATCAAGTACATCATCCAAACTACTCATCTACATCAGGAAGGCGTTAAGTGCTGTTGAAAGCAAGTATTTAGTCAGAAAGCTCCGCCACACCAAGCATGTCAAAGTAAACAAGGACATCATGGAGGACGTTGTCACATGGGTTGGACGTGTTGCTCGCGAGGAATTTACAAGAATAACTGAACAGCAACACTGGGTACATCTTCGTCCAATTATCAAGGCTACACTGAACTCTAGTGCTAACTCTTTTGGTGACAACATCATCCTTTTGCATACATGTACAGAGCTGCACCTACGGAAACGCCCCAACGACGACGAGGTCATCGGCATGAATGAGACAATATCAAGTACCAATACTATCATGGACACATGCACCAAGATATCAAATTACATGGTGTACCTCTTAGTTGTGCAGCCTTCAATGTTGCCACTCAGTGGCAGTGCAGAGGATACACTGGCGAAGTTCTATGAGAAGATGACCAAGAATAGTTACAGCAACGAGCAGGATGTTCTGGACACTGCTTATCAGCTATTGGAGAATGTGCTGGAGTTTGGCGACGAGGAATGCCTGAAAGAACAGGAGGAACCAGGGCCATGGCGTGAGACGCTGATGGAGATCAGAGATATGTGGATGAGGCTACTTATTTATGCGGCCGGGAAGTGCCTAGGGGATCTGCACGCCCAACAGCTAGGAAGAGGAGGGGAGCTTCTCACCTTCGTATGGTTACTCATGGCGCATAGTGGAATTGGAGATGTCGATCATCAGGTTGACCTAATAAGTAATAATGATGTTTTGTCAGGCCAGTTTTGTGCGTTCCATTTTCCTAGTAAAGCTGAACAATCTAGTGCATAA